Proteins encoded together in one Kutzneria kofuensis window:
- the mhpA gene encoding bifunctional 3-(3-hydroxy-phenyl)propionate/3-hydroxycinnamic acid hydroxylase MhpA, giving the protein MTDADVVIVGNGPIGATLSVLLAQRGWRVTVLERRPKPYRLPRATSFDGETARLLAATGIGPDLGRITAPANGYQWQTAAGQTLLDIAFTTTGPYGWPDANTMHQPSLEELIAARVKELPGIKVLRGHEVVGIVDGDEHVTVTATDEDDATRTLRARWVVGCDGANSFVRDHLDVPVTDLGFSYEWLLCDVELHEPREFVPTNVQICDPARPTTLVGSGPGRRRWEFMRLPDESTAELNKDETAWRLMAPFGVTPDTATLLRSTTYIFQARWADQWRVGRVLLAGDAAHLMPPFAGQGMCSGIRDVTNLAWKLDLTLRGRADASILDSYTEERREQAKEAILASVQLGRVICVTDPAAAAERDATVLANRRGKAATRPEPAKPLTVGLLHDSPGAGAVVPQGRVSLNGTTGLFDDVVGRGFVLLTTEALDGNPLAELDAHVVHLADGVDVDDVYRPFLAQYQATSLLVRPDYHVFGSARGTDGLAKLVEGLTNRLRAAVPAS; this is encoded by the coding sequence ATGACGGACGCGGATGTCGTCATCGTCGGCAACGGGCCGATCGGCGCCACCCTGTCGGTGCTGCTGGCCCAGCGCGGCTGGCGGGTGACGGTGCTGGAACGCCGCCCCAAGCCGTACAGGCTGCCGCGGGCGACCAGTTTCGACGGCGAGACCGCTCGGCTGTTGGCCGCCACCGGAATCGGCCCGGACCTGGGACGAATCACCGCGCCGGCCAACGGGTACCAGTGGCAGACTGCCGCCGGTCAGACGCTGTTGGACATCGCGTTCACCACGACCGGCCCGTACGGCTGGCCGGATGCGAACACCATGCACCAGCCGTCGCTGGAGGAGCTCATTGCCGCCCGGGTCAAGGAACTTCCCGGCATCAAGGTGCTGCGTGGGCACGAGGTCGTGGGCATCGTCGACGGCGACGAGCACGTGACCGTGACCGCCACCGACGAGGACGACGCGACGCGGACCCTCAGGGCGCGGTGGGTGGTGGGCTGCGACGGGGCCAACAGCTTCGTGCGGGATCACCTCGACGTGCCCGTGACCGATCTCGGGTTCTCGTACGAGTGGCTGCTCTGCGACGTCGAGCTCCACGAGCCGCGCGAATTCGTGCCGACCAACGTGCAGATCTGCGACCCGGCCCGGCCGACGACGCTGGTGGGCAGCGGTCCCGGGCGGCGGCGCTGGGAGTTCATGCGGCTGCCTGACGAGAGCACCGCCGAGCTGAACAAGGACGAGACGGCGTGGCGGCTGATGGCGCCGTTCGGCGTGACTCCGGACACGGCGACCCTGTTGCGCAGCACCACGTACATCTTCCAGGCCAGGTGGGCCGACCAGTGGCGGGTGGGCCGCGTCCTGCTCGCCGGCGACGCCGCGCACCTGATGCCGCCGTTCGCCGGGCAGGGCATGTGCTCCGGCATTCGCGACGTGACCAATCTGGCGTGGAAGCTGGACCTCACGCTCCGTGGTCGGGCCGACGCGTCCATTCTGGACAGTTACACCGAGGAACGCCGTGAGCAGGCCAAGGAGGCGATTCTCGCCTCGGTCCAGCTGGGTCGGGTGATCTGCGTGACCGATCCGGCGGCCGCCGCGGAGCGGGACGCCACCGTGCTGGCCAACCGCCGTGGCAAGGCGGCGACTCGACCGGAGCCCGCGAAGCCGCTCACCGTCGGGTTGCTCCACGACAGCCCCGGCGCCGGCGCGGTCGTGCCGCAGGGTCGGGTGAGTCTGAACGGCACCACCGGCTTGTTCGATGACGTTGTGGGGCGGGGGTTTGTGCTGCTCACCACCGAGGCGCTGGACGGGAACCCCTTGGCCGAGCTCGATGCCCACGTGGTCCATTTGGCCGACGGCGTGGACGTCGACGACGTCTATCGGCCGTTCTTGGCGCAGTACCAGGCGACTTCGCTGCTTGTTCGGCCGGACTACCACGTCTTCGGCTCCGCTCGGGGAACCGACGGGCTGGCGAAGCTGGTCGAGGGCCTGACGAACCGGCTGCGCGCCGCGGTGCCGGCCAGCTGA
- a CDS encoding aminotransferase family protein has translation MTVNPAAGTSQLLAARLQIPPISYSHAFGSWVFGTDGKRYLDGASGIVNVNIGHAHPVVVDALREQVGICTYASPGTFAPTQMEQLAAATARAVHRPDDRVMFTPTGTHATEAAISLARLVQRARGEEGRHKILTSTLGYHGNSAFVLALSGHRSRRPHPDDSFGIAPAFDPPYPNQHIGCPFPTCRVECAQTVRDAIVNAGPETVAAVLMEPVNGTTGGGYVPPAGYLRAVREICDEYGVLFIQDEVLTGLGRTGLPLASHHTPGADADIITLSKGLGAGYVPLAATMLAPQLAEDIMSSGKWLPLMGTMSATPLQGRAGLAVLSVLEDLGTFDRDAVKGSAVGQLVADAARNHPLVKDVRGIGYFYGIELVPGTIGDAMRITRSNGLLLYPHAGWHPDHTGEGLLVAPPLNATDADLDFLGESLRKSLAQLSERTN, from the coding sequence ATGACCGTGAACCCCGCCGCGGGCACGTCCCAGCTGTTGGCCGCGCGGCTGCAGATTCCCCCGATCTCCTACAGCCACGCCTTCGGGTCCTGGGTGTTCGGCACCGACGGGAAGCGCTACCTCGACGGCGCCAGCGGCATCGTCAACGTGAACATCGGCCACGCCCATCCGGTGGTGGTGGACGCGCTGCGGGAGCAGGTGGGCATCTGCACCTACGCCAGCCCCGGCACGTTCGCGCCGACGCAGATGGAGCAGCTGGCCGCGGCCACGGCCCGGGCGGTGCACCGCCCGGACGACCGGGTCATGTTCACCCCCACCGGCACGCACGCCACCGAGGCCGCGATCTCCTTGGCCCGACTGGTGCAGCGGGCGCGGGGCGAGGAGGGCCGGCACAAGATCCTGACGTCCACGCTCGGCTACCACGGCAACAGCGCCTTCGTGCTGGCGCTGTCCGGGCACCGTTCCCGGCGGCCGCACCCGGACGACAGCTTCGGCATCGCCCCCGCCTTCGACCCGCCGTATCCCAACCAGCACATCGGCTGCCCGTTCCCGACCTGCCGGGTGGAGTGCGCGCAGACGGTGCGCGACGCCATCGTCAACGCCGGCCCGGAGACGGTCGCCGCGGTGCTGATGGAGCCGGTCAACGGCACGACCGGCGGCGGCTACGTGCCGCCGGCCGGCTACCTGCGGGCGGTCCGCGAGATCTGCGACGAGTACGGCGTGCTGTTCATCCAGGACGAGGTGCTGACCGGTCTGGGCCGCACCGGCCTGCCGCTGGCCTCGCACCACACGCCGGGCGCGGACGCCGACATCATCACGCTGTCGAAGGGCCTCGGCGCGGGCTACGTGCCGCTGGCGGCGACGATGCTCGCGCCACAGCTGGCCGAGGACATCATGTCCAGCGGAAAGTGGTTGCCTCTCATGGGAACCATGTCGGCGACGCCACTGCAGGGCCGCGCCGGGCTGGCGGTGCTGTCGGTGTTGGAGGACCTCGGCACCTTCGACCGTGACGCGGTCAAGGGCTCGGCGGTGGGCCAGCTGGTCGCCGACGCCGCACGGAACCACCCGCTGGTCAAGGATGTCCGCGGCATCGGCTACTTCTACGGCATCGAGCTGGTCCCGGGCACCATCGGCGACGCCATGCGGATCACCAGGAGCAACGGCCTGCTGCTCTACCCGCACGCCGGCTGGCACCCCGACCACACCGGCGAGGGCCTGCTGGTGGCGCCGCCGCTGAACGCCACGGACGCCGACCTGGACTTCCTCGGCGAGTCGCTGCGCAAGTCGCTGGCTCAGCTGAGCGAACGCACGAACTGA
- a CDS encoding dTDP-4-dehydrorhamnose 3,5-epimerase family protein: protein MTVRPLEIDGSFLIESKSFGDARGDFYEVYREDVLAEALGYAPKVLQTNVSTSCRNVLRGVHGAATPPGLAKFVTCIRGSMLDFVVDVRIGSPTFGRWDMIVLDGAGATSVYVEEGLGHAFVALTDDTCVQYQLSDLYRPAEVLTVHPLDPEIGLPLKLPGEPILSERDAAAPTLREAGELGLLPTYDTCLKLRAARQQQ, encoded by the coding sequence ATGACCGTGCGGCCGCTGGAGATCGACGGCTCGTTCCTGATCGAGTCGAAGTCCTTCGGCGACGCGCGCGGCGACTTCTACGAGGTGTACCGCGAGGACGTGCTGGCGGAGGCGCTCGGCTACGCGCCGAAGGTGTTGCAGACCAACGTCTCCACGTCGTGCCGCAACGTCCTGCGGGGCGTGCACGGCGCGGCGACCCCGCCGGGCCTGGCCAAGTTCGTCACGTGCATCCGTGGCTCGATGCTGGACTTCGTCGTCGACGTGCGGATCGGCTCGCCGACCTTCGGCCGGTGGGACATGATCGTGCTCGACGGGGCCGGCGCCACCTCGGTCTACGTGGAGGAGGGGCTGGGGCACGCCTTCGTGGCACTGACCGACGACACCTGCGTCCAGTACCAGCTCTCCGACCTCTACCGGCCGGCCGAGGTGCTCACCGTGCACCCGCTGGACCCGGAGATCGGCCTGCCGCTCAAGCTTCCCGGCGAGCCGATCCTGTCCGAGCGCGACGCCGCCGCGCCGACCCTGCGCGAGGCCGGCGAACTCGGCCTGCTGCCGACCTACGACACGTGCCTGAAGCTGCGGGCGGCCCGTCAGCAGCAGTGA
- a CDS encoding glycosyltransferase yields MKVLVLAGVAPSTVFSHVPLANALRNAGHQVMTTASVDELMPTISGVGLAAVRVTDPNLTPQQIIAQSGLTRVPDEPLEREIMAGRWYAHMEYVTLDALLALSKDWRPDVIISGVTSYAGPLLSAHLGVPYVRHAWDIHDPKFMDQGAQEQLREQLTALGLDGLPEPAMTIEIAPPSMRPADAAPAQMMRWIPGNSQAVLEPWMYTRGEGSRIGVTIGTGVASYNQYDFLQGVVENIATLDSEVVVAVTEDAAPTLRERLQNVRAGWIPLDVVAPTCDVLVHQTGGSTMMTGLTFGVPQVLIPDTRMYRAADMARRLAETGAAVVLTPEEATSEVIAKTCQEIITNPSYAEAAAGLAAEIAALPGPDEVARRVEALVKA; encoded by the coding sequence GTGAAGGTTCTTGTTCTGGCCGGGGTCGCCCCGTCGACGGTGTTCAGTCACGTCCCGCTCGCCAACGCCCTGCGCAACGCGGGCCACCAGGTCATGACCACCGCCTCGGTCGACGAGCTGATGCCGACCATCTCGGGCGTCGGCCTCGCGGCCGTTCGGGTCACCGACCCCAACCTGACGCCGCAGCAGATCATCGCCCAGAGCGGCCTGACGCGCGTGCCCGACGAGCCGCTCGAGCGCGAGATCATGGCCGGCCGCTGGTACGCCCACATGGAGTACGTGACGCTCGACGCCTTGCTGGCGCTGTCGAAGGACTGGCGCCCGGACGTCATCATCAGCGGCGTCACCTCCTACGCCGGTCCCCTGCTGTCGGCCCACCTCGGCGTGCCGTACGTGCGGCACGCGTGGGACATCCACGACCCGAAGTTCATGGACCAGGGCGCACAGGAGCAGCTGCGCGAGCAGCTGACCGCGCTGGGCCTGGACGGCCTGCCCGAGCCGGCGATGACGATCGAGATCGCGCCGCCGAGCATGCGTCCGGCCGACGCCGCGCCCGCGCAGATGATGCGCTGGATCCCCGGCAACTCGCAGGCCGTGCTGGAGCCGTGGATGTACACCCGCGGCGAGGGCAGCCGGATCGGCGTGACCATCGGCACCGGCGTCGCGAGCTACAACCAGTACGACTTCCTGCAGGGCGTCGTCGAGAACATCGCCACCCTGGACTCGGAGGTCGTGGTCGCGGTGACCGAGGACGCCGCGCCGACCCTGCGTGAGCGGCTGCAGAACGTGCGGGCCGGCTGGATTCCGCTGGACGTCGTCGCCCCCACCTGCGACGTATTGGTGCACCAGACCGGCGGCAGCACCATGATGACCGGCCTCACCTTCGGCGTGCCGCAGGTGCTGATCCCCGACACCCGGATGTACCGCGCGGCCGACATGGCCCGCCGCCTGGCCGAGACCGGCGCCGCCGTCGTGCTCACGCCGGAGGAGGCCACCAGCGAGGTCATCGCCAAGACCTGCCAGGAGATCATCACCAACCCCTCGTACGCCGAGGCCGCGGCCGGCCTCGCCGCCGAGATCGCCGCCCTGCCGGGGCCGGACGAGGTGGCCCGGCGCGTCGAGGCACTCGTCAAGGCATGA
- a CDS encoding cytochrome P450, whose product MTEKPAAYQSLRAPLPPEITRREDPFTPPPTLLALAEKAPVTRSTLPGGDPFWLVSGYEEARAVLADSRFSADRFRYHPRFRQLPKEVADRLRDDKARAGSFINMDPPEHSRYRRLLTGQFTVRRMRQLTARIEQIVTERLDALEAKGTGADLVAEFAVPVPLLVICELLGVRYEDRAEFQQRAAVLLQTNLPIEQAVANAEAQRLFMLRLVADKRDNPTDDIISGLVHDAGADPALTDDELVGIANLLLFAGHETTASMLGLGTFVLLQRPEQLAALRSDPSRIGDAVEELLRYLPIVNSGLFRFAKEELELGGEQIPAGGTVAISLLAANRDERHWADPQRLDVTRARSPHLAFGHGVHQCLGQQLARTELTVGFTELLRRLPNLRLAVPAEEVPLRTDTINYGVLALSVAW is encoded by the coding sequence GTGACCGAGAAGCCGGCCGCCTACCAGTCCCTGCGGGCGCCGCTGCCGCCCGAGATCACGCGCCGCGAGGACCCGTTCACCCCGCCGCCGACCCTGCTGGCCCTGGCCGAGAAGGCCCCGGTCACGCGGTCGACGCTGCCCGGCGGTGACCCGTTCTGGCTGGTCTCCGGGTACGAGGAGGCCCGCGCGGTGCTGGCCGACTCCCGGTTCTCGGCCGACCGGTTCCGCTACCACCCGAGGTTCCGGCAGTTGCCGAAGGAAGTCGCCGACCGGCTGCGGGACGACAAGGCCCGGGCCGGCTCGTTCATCAACATGGACCCGCCCGAGCACAGCCGCTACCGCCGGCTGCTCACCGGGCAGTTCACCGTCCGCCGGATGCGGCAGCTGACCGCGCGGATCGAGCAGATCGTCACCGAGCGGCTGGATGCGCTTGAAGCCAAGGGAACCGGCGCCGACCTGGTGGCCGAGTTCGCCGTTCCGGTGCCGCTGCTGGTGATCTGCGAGCTGCTGGGCGTGCGCTACGAGGACCGGGCCGAGTTCCAGCAGCGGGCGGCGGTGCTGCTGCAGACGAACCTGCCGATCGAGCAGGCGGTGGCCAACGCCGAGGCGCAGCGGCTGTTCATGCTGCGGCTGGTCGCCGACAAGAGGGACAACCCCACCGACGACATCATCTCCGGCCTGGTCCACGACGCCGGCGCCGATCCGGCGCTGACCGACGACGAGCTGGTCGGCATCGCCAACCTGCTGCTGTTCGCCGGCCACGAGACCACCGCCAGCATGCTGGGACTGGGCACTTTTGTGCTGCTGCAACGCCCTGAGCAGCTTGCTGCGCTGCGTTCCGACCCGTCCCGCATCGGTGACGCCGTCGAGGAGCTGTTGCGCTACCTGCCCATCGTCAACAGCGGGCTGTTCCGGTTCGCCAAGGAGGAGCTGGAACTCGGGGGCGAGCAGATCCCGGCCGGCGGCACCGTGGCGATCTCGCTGCTGGCCGCCAACCGGGACGAACGGCACTGGGCGGATCCGCAGCGGTTGGACGTGACCCGGGCCCGCAGCCCGCATCTGGCGTTCGGCCACGGCGTGCACCAGTGCCTCGGCCAGCAGCTGGCCCGCACGGAGCTGACCGTCGGCTTCACCGAGCTGTTGCGCCGCTTGCCGAATCTGCGGCTGGCCGTGCCGGCCGAGGAGGTTCCGCTGCGCACCGACACCATCAACTACGGCGTGCTGGCGCTGTCGGTCGCCTGGTAG
- a CDS encoding Gfo/Idh/MocA family protein — translation MTPVRIGIIGCASIAHRRMLPAMAALPGVEIVAIASRHVDKASAAARAYACRAVTGYEALLHLDEVEAVYVPLPNAMHATWIERALDAGKHVLAEKPLTTSVSRTHELVATARSRGLVLMENVMFLHHSQHAAVRSLVADGAIGELRAFHAAFAVPRRPADDIRYSADLGGGALLDTGVYPIRAAMSFLGNDLQVASAVLTRRHGHSVDSAGQALLCASNGVGASVTFGLDHAYRSGYELWGSEGRIVLEHAFTPPADHVPVVRLERPSGLDEILLAPDDQVANTLDAFATAIESGQLPDHDGVLRQAVLVDDIRTRARLYVDHATERMPGGSLS, via the coding sequence GTGACTCCCGTGCGCATCGGGATCATCGGATGCGCGAGCATCGCCCACCGCAGGATGCTTCCCGCGATGGCCGCCCTACCCGGCGTGGAGATCGTCGCGATCGCCAGCCGGCACGTCGACAAGGCATCCGCCGCCGCCCGCGCCTACGCCTGCCGCGCGGTCACGGGCTACGAGGCGCTGCTGCATCTCGACGAGGTCGAGGCGGTCTACGTCCCGCTACCGAACGCCATGCACGCCACGTGGATCGAGCGCGCCCTGGACGCCGGTAAGCACGTGCTCGCCGAGAAGCCGTTGACCACCAGCGTCTCCCGTACCCACGAGCTGGTGGCCACGGCCCGATCCCGTGGCCTGGTGCTGATGGAGAACGTGATGTTCCTCCACCACAGCCAGCACGCGGCGGTCCGCAGCCTGGTGGCGGACGGCGCGATCGGCGAGCTGCGGGCCTTCCACGCCGCGTTCGCGGTGCCGCGCCGGCCGGCCGACGACATCCGCTACAGCGCGGACCTGGGCGGCGGTGCGCTGCTGGACACCGGGGTCTACCCGATCCGGGCGGCGATGTCCTTCCTGGGCAACGACTTGCAGGTCGCGTCGGCGGTGCTCACCCGCCGGCACGGCCATTCCGTCGACTCCGCCGGGCAGGCACTGCTGTGCGCCAGCAATGGTGTCGGCGCGTCGGTGACCTTCGGCCTGGACCACGCCTACCGGTCCGGCTACGAACTCTGGGGCAGCGAGGGGCGGATCGTCCTCGAACACGCCTTCACGCCGCCAGCCGACCACGTCCCGGTGGTGCGCCTGGAGCGGCCGTCCGGACTCGACGAGATCCTGCTGGCGCCGGACGACCAGGTGGCGAACACGCTTGACGCGTTCGCCACGGCCATCGAATCCGGGCAGCTGCCCGACCACGACGGTGTGCTGCGGCAGGCGGTTCTCGTCGACGACATACGCACCAGGGCGCGGCTCTACGTCGATCACGCCACCGAGCGGATGCCAGGAGGATCCCTATCGTGA
- a CDS encoding NDP-hexose 2,3-dehydratase family protein — protein sequence MSMADFHSWFNARARANSFRVDRIPFADLRGWDFEPDSGNLVHASGRFFSVEGLRVRTDRPWVSEWIQPIIVQPEIGVLGILVKRFGGVLHCLMQAKMEPGNINGLQISPTVQATRSNYMQVHGGAGTKYIEYFRPGSRARVLFDGLQSEQGSWFLHKRNRNIVVETDEDVPLDEDFCWLTLSQMRRLMRLDHMVNMDSRTVLSCIPPALTRPDDTGDSFSDAILNSLSGHGHAVHDPARILSWLTEIRARQELVQRRVPLKEVVEDGWRLGPEVIDHRAGKYFDVMAVSVQASNREVTSWTQPLVAPKQSGLLALLVKRIGGTLHALVQARSDAGTLNIAELTATVHCQPGNYVDAPAEHRPPYLDYALAAPSCRVRLDVVHSEEGGRFYHAQNRYLVVEVEDDFAAEPDDRYLWTTLNQLMSLLSHSNYLTVELRSLMASMRSL from the coding sequence ATGTCCATGGCGGACTTCCACTCCTGGTTCAACGCGCGGGCCCGGGCCAACAGCTTCCGGGTGGACCGGATTCCGTTCGCCGACCTGCGGGGCTGGGACTTCGAGCCGGACAGCGGCAACCTCGTGCACGCCAGCGGCCGGTTCTTCTCCGTCGAGGGCCTGCGGGTGCGGACCGACCGGCCGTGGGTGAGCGAGTGGATCCAGCCGATCATCGTGCAGCCCGAGATCGGCGTGCTCGGCATCCTGGTCAAGCGGTTCGGCGGGGTGCTGCACTGCCTGATGCAGGCCAAGATGGAGCCCGGCAACATCAACGGCTTGCAGATCTCGCCGACCGTGCAGGCCACCCGTAGCAACTACATGCAGGTGCACGGCGGCGCCGGCACCAAGTACATCGAGTACTTCCGGCCCGGTTCCCGCGCCCGGGTGCTGTTCGACGGGCTGCAGTCCGAGCAGGGCTCGTGGTTCCTGCACAAGCGGAATCGGAACATCGTCGTCGAGACCGACGAGGACGTGCCGCTGGACGAGGACTTCTGCTGGCTCACGCTGAGCCAGATGCGCCGGCTGATGCGGCTGGACCACATGGTGAACATGGACTCCCGGACCGTGCTGTCGTGCATCCCGCCCGCCCTGACCCGGCCCGACGACACCGGCGACTCCTTCAGCGACGCCATCCTGAACTCCCTGTCCGGTCACGGTCACGCCGTGCACGATCCGGCGCGGATCCTCAGCTGGCTCACCGAGATCCGGGCCCGGCAGGAGCTCGTGCAGCGGCGGGTGCCGCTCAAGGAGGTCGTCGAGGACGGCTGGCGGCTGGGGCCCGAGGTCATCGACCACCGGGCCGGCAAGTACTTCGACGTCATGGCCGTTTCCGTGCAGGCCAGCAACCGCGAAGTCACCTCGTGGACGCAGCCCCTGGTCGCCCCCAAGCAGTCCGGTCTCTTGGCTCTGCTCGTCAAGCGGATCGGCGGCACCCTGCACGCTCTCGTGCAGGCTCGTAGCGACGCCGGCACCCTCAACATCGCCGAGCTCACCGCCACCGTGCACTGCCAGCCCGGCAACTACGTCGATGCGCCGGCCGAACACCGCCCGCCCTACCTCGACTACGCCCTCGCCGCTCCCTCCTGCCGCGTCCGTCTCGACGTCGTGCACTCCGAGGAAGGCGGCCGCTTCTACCACGCCCAGAACCGGTACCTGGTCGTCGAGGTCGAGGACGACTTCGCCGCCGAGCCCGACGACAGGTATCTCTGGACGACGTTGAACCAGCTGATGTCCCTGCTGTCGCACAGCAACTACCTGACGGTCGAGCTGCGCAGCCTGATGGCCAGCATGCGCAGCCTCTGA
- the rfbH gene encoding lipopolysaccharide biosynthesis protein RfbH encodes MVDSARSRLLEQVRGYHDAQSPGTAPFIPGQTPILSSGAVLDADDREALVAAALDMRIASGTIATTFESRFARTLKRRKAVLTNSGSSANLLALSTLTSPTLGDEQLRPGDEVITVAAGFPTTVNPILQNGMVPVFVDIELGTYNTTAERVEEAISPRTRAIMIAHTLGNPFPVAEVAEIAERHNLHLIEDNCDAVGSTYNGRLTGTFGRFSTVSFYPAHHLTMGEGGMLLSSDIKLAKLAKSFRDWGRDCWCEPGEDDRCLKRFELQLGTLPEAYDHKYVFSEVGYNLKSTDIHAALGLSQLAKLPDFIEARKRNWRQLREGLDGLPGLLLPEATPGSDPSWFGFIITVEPDAGFDVPDVVNYLEARNIRTRRLFAGNLTRHPAYIGKPQRIVGPLTNSDIVTERTFWVGVYPGITTEMIEYVIGTLKEFVATH; translated from the coding sequence ATGGTCGACTCAGCCCGATCGCGCCTGCTGGAGCAGGTTCGCGGCTACCACGACGCCCAGTCCCCCGGGACGGCGCCGTTCATTCCGGGCCAGACACCGATCCTGTCGTCCGGGGCGGTCCTGGACGCCGACGACCGCGAAGCTCTGGTGGCGGCCGCGTTGGACATGCGGATCGCCTCCGGCACGATCGCCACCACGTTCGAGTCCCGCTTCGCCCGGACGCTCAAGCGGCGCAAGGCGGTGCTGACCAACTCCGGGTCGTCGGCGAACCTGTTGGCGCTGAGCACGTTGACCTCGCCGACGCTGGGCGACGAGCAGCTCAGGCCGGGCGACGAGGTGATCACCGTCGCGGCCGGGTTCCCGACCACGGTGAACCCGATCCTGCAGAACGGCATGGTGCCGGTCTTCGTGGACATCGAACTCGGCACGTACAACACGACGGCCGAGCGGGTCGAGGAGGCCATCTCCCCGCGCACCCGGGCCATCATGATCGCGCACACGCTGGGCAACCCGTTCCCGGTGGCCGAGGTCGCCGAGATCGCCGAGCGGCACAACCTGCACCTCATCGAGGACAACTGCGACGCCGTCGGCTCGACCTACAACGGCAGGCTCACCGGCACCTTCGGCCGGTTCTCCACGGTGTCGTTCTACCCGGCCCACCACCTGACCATGGGCGAGGGCGGCATGCTGCTGTCCTCGGACATCAAGCTGGCCAAGCTGGCCAAGTCGTTCCGCGACTGGGGCCGCGACTGCTGGTGCGAGCCCGGTGAGGACGACCGCTGCCTGAAGCGGTTCGAACTGCAGCTGGGCACGCTGCCCGAGGCCTACGACCACAAGTACGTGTTCTCCGAGGTGGGCTACAACCTCAAGAGCACGGACATCCACGCCGCGCTGGGGCTGAGCCAGCTGGCCAAGCTGCCGGACTTCATCGAGGCCCGCAAGCGCAACTGGCGCCAGCTGCGGGAGGGCCTGGACGGGCTGCCGGGGCTGCTGCTGCCCGAGGCGACGCCGGGCAGCGACCCGAGCTGGTTCGGCTTCATCATCACGGTCGAGCCGGACGCCGGCTTCGACGTGCCGGACGTGGTGAACTACCTGGAGGCGCGCAACATCCGCACCCGGCGGCTGTTCGCCGGCAACCTGACCCGGCACCCGGCCTACATCGGCAAGCCGCAGCGCATCGTGGGGCCGTTGACCAACAGCGACATCGTGACCGAGCGGACGTTCTGGGTCGGCGTCTACCCGGGCATCACCACCGAGATGATCGAGTACGTGATCGGCACGCTCAAGGAGTTCGTCGCCACCCACTGA
- a CDS encoding phthiocerol/phthiodiolone dimycocerosyl transferase family protein, with protein sequence MTRAGVRRALAPSERIHAIRESYIGYTVRAAGRLDPEALTTAYEAVCRAYPQLSARVEFADDGVVLTESDARPQVRFTDGDLDRPLAGLEVDQNRSLSALNVVRDGYEASVCLAIQHSVADAHHAMAVLTQLWSCYTDVVNGVPLDLAEQPYPRSLEDLLAERGIHANAPAATETPAPMPPVALPDPVIRHVIQYRLTAAETTALVDLGHREHVTMNGLVSAAILLAEAEMREMPLTDLLYRYSVNLRSRLTPPVGATEGTNVLGGVAFKVTDGIEHSALAIGRAIGAQLRAGLADGSVQRSILDMLSRPAGAKAFDPSQMLAVVSIMNWGVAPRMRTPDGLRLTNLRSASRMREAIALGGYVLSTFDGRIGIDLAWPEGDPSVPGRIDCLREQFGRLVRR encoded by the coding sequence GTGACGCGAGCTGGTGTTCGGCGTGCGCTGGCGCCCAGCGAGAGGATCCACGCGATCCGGGAGTCGTACATCGGCTACACGGTGCGCGCCGCCGGCCGGCTGGACCCGGAGGCGCTGACCACCGCCTACGAGGCCGTGTGCCGGGCGTATCCCCAGCTCTCGGCCCGGGTCGAGTTCGCTGACGACGGCGTTGTGCTCACCGAGTCCGACGCCCGACCGCAGGTCCGGTTCACCGACGGCGACCTCGACCGGCCGCTGGCCGGCCTGGAGGTCGACCAGAACCGGTCGCTGAGCGCGCTCAACGTCGTGCGTGACGGCTACGAGGCCAGTGTCTGCCTGGCGATTCAGCACAGCGTCGCCGACGCGCACCACGCGATGGCGGTGCTCACACAGCTCTGGTCGTGCTACACCGACGTCGTCAACGGTGTGCCCCTTGACCTGGCGGAACAGCCGTACCCCCGGTCGCTGGAGGACCTGCTGGCCGAGCGCGGCATTCACGCGAACGCCCCGGCCGCAACGGAAACCCCGGCTCCGATGCCGCCGGTGGCGCTGCCGGACCCGGTGATCCGGCACGTGATCCAGTACCGCCTGACCGCGGCCGAGACGACCGCGCTGGTGGATCTGGGCCACCGCGAGCACGTGACGATGAACGGCCTGGTGTCGGCCGCGATCCTGCTGGCCGAGGCCGAGATGCGCGAGATGCCACTGACCGACCTGCTGTACCGGTACTCGGTGAACCTGCGCAGCCGCCTCACGCCGCCGGTCGGCGCGACCGAGGGCACGAACGTGCTCGGCGGCGTGGCGTTCAAGGTCACCGACGGCATCGAGCACAGCGCCCTGGCGATCGGCCGGGCCATCGGCGCGCAGCTGCGGGCCGGGCTGGCCGACGGTTCCGTGCAGCGCAGCATCCTGGACATGTTGAGCCGGCCAGCCGGCGCGAAGGCGTTCGACCCGAGCCAGATGCTCGCCGTGGTCAGCATCATGAACTGGGGCGTCGCGCCGAGGATGCGGACGCCGGACGGCCTGCGGCTGACCAACCTGCGTTCGGCTTCCCGGATGCGGGAGGCCATCGCGCTCGGCGGCTACGTGCTGAGCACCTTCGACGGCCGGATCGGCATCGACCTGGCGTGGCCCGAGGGTGATCCGTCGGTGCCGGGGCGCATCGACTGCCTGCGCGAGCAGTTCGGCCGCTTGGTTCGGCGATGA